One genomic segment of Sanyastnella coralliicola includes these proteins:
- a CDS encoding M20/M25/M40 family metallo-hydrolase has protein sequence MKLTFTLFFAFGVFLSSGQQMNQDSVMVRQIYDEVLANAEAHDNLHYLCKEIGHRLSGSPQLEDAIYWGKELLENYGADNVFLQPVMVPKWTRGEQETAHMHVGEEAERIRITALGGSIGTGGTIKAPVIEVKYLEDLDTLGREAVEGKIVLFNRPMDPLLINTGMAYGGAYDQRSYGASKAAEYGAVGALVRSLTHAVDTFPHTGAMRYQEDIPRIPAAGISTVDARKIKLALKEGKEVEVSMNMNCVAYDDVEQFNVIAEIKGSEFPDEYIVVGGHLDSWDIGEGAHDDGAGIVQSIEVLRTLKALDYKPKRTIRVVLFINEENGNNGGKTYAAVAKDQSDFHFAAIESDSGGFSPRGFSIEGDDEGYDALKEWVSILEPYGIHVARRGWSGVDIRPLKNDEVLLFGLVPDNQRYFDYHHSNNDIWENVNRRELHLGAASMASLVYFLDNL, from the coding sequence ATGAAACTGACCTTCACGCTATTTTTTGCTTTCGGAGTTTTCCTCTCCTCAGGGCAACAGATGAATCAAGATTCTGTTATGGTTCGTCAGATTTATGATGAAGTTTTGGCTAACGCCGAAGCACATGACAACCTCCATTACTTGTGTAAGGAGATTGGACATCGCTTGAGTGGCTCACCACAATTGGAAGATGCCATTTACTGGGGGAAAGAGCTTCTAGAAAACTATGGAGCAGACAATGTGTTCTTGCAACCGGTCATGGTTCCTAAATGGACCAGAGGCGAACAAGAAACAGCGCACATGCATGTGGGGGAAGAAGCGGAACGCATTCGCATCACAGCACTTGGAGGAAGCATTGGTACTGGAGGCACAATCAAAGCACCAGTCATTGAAGTAAAATATCTAGAAGATCTAGACACCTTGGGCCGAGAAGCGGTGGAAGGGAAAATTGTGCTCTTCAATCGTCCAATGGATCCGCTACTGATTAACACGGGCATGGCCTATGGCGGTGCTTACGACCAACGATCATACGGAGCAAGTAAGGCAGCTGAATACGGAGCTGTTGGAGCCTTGGTTCGCTCGCTCACGCACGCCGTTGACACTTTCCCTCACACGGGAGCAATGCGCTACCAGGAAGACATCCCACGTATTCCTGCAGCAGGTATTAGCACGGTAGACGCTCGAAAGATTAAACTTGCCCTCAAAGAAGGAAAGGAAGTAGAGGTCAGCATGAACATGAATTGTGTTGCCTACGATGATGTAGAGCAGTTCAATGTGATTGCAGAGATCAAAGGTTCTGAGTTCCCAGATGAATACATCGTTGTGGGAGGTCACCTTGACTCGTGGGACATTGGTGAAGGAGCGCATGACGATGGAGCCGGTATCGTTCAATCCATTGAAGTGCTGCGCACACTGAAAGCGTTGGATTATAAGCCAAAACGCACCATTCGCGTGGTACTCTTCATTAATGAGGAGAACGGGAACAATGGAGGAAAGACTTATGCTGCGGTAGCCAAAGACCAAAGCGACTTCCATTTCGCAGCGATTGAAAGTGATTCTGGCGGATTCTCGCCACGAGGCTTCAGCATCGAAGGAGATGACGAAGGCTACGACGCGTTGAAAGAATGGGTAAGTATTCTTGAGCCATACGGTATTCACGTGGCTCGCCGTGGATGGAGTGGTGTGGATATTCGTCCACTTAAGAATGATGAGGTATTGCTCTTCGGGTTAGTACCAGACAACCAACGTTATTTCGACTACCACCACTCAAACAACGACATCTGGGAAAATGTCAACCGTCGAGAGCTGCACCTTGGGGCTGCGAGTATGGCGAGTTTGGTTTATTTCTTGGATAATCTTTAA
- a CDS encoding sulfite exporter TauE/SafE family protein has product MDYFLFVLAGIIAFTISTIAGGGGALLLVPMVGSFFSMNLVPPVVQLGNFLGRPTRVILFRKFIRWDIVKVYLPAAWVGAFFGAWLFAHLDLRWVQALIGIFLITTIFQYRFGRKSRSFPMQLWMFAPLGGLVCFVSSVVGATGAVLNPFYMNFGVSKEELVATKAVNSFLVAIVQLSTYGFFGVLTADLWPYGLCIGLGAAFGNVIGKRWLAHMSEERFMQWVIAMMVISGVVMLVKLYFGG; this is encoded by the coding sequence ATGGACTACTTTCTCTTTGTACTTGCGGGAATTATCGCCTTCACAATTTCGACTATAGCTGGCGGAGGAGGAGCGTTGTTGTTAGTACCAATGGTAGGTTCCTTTTTTTCCATGAATTTAGTACCACCAGTAGTTCAGTTAGGGAATTTCCTAGGGCGTCCTACAAGAGTGATACTGTTCCGGAAATTCATTCGTTGGGATATTGTTAAAGTCTATTTACCGGCAGCATGGGTAGGTGCTTTTTTTGGGGCATGGTTATTTGCCCATCTCGACTTACGATGGGTGCAAGCGTTGATTGGGATTTTCTTGATAACCACGATCTTCCAATACCGCTTTGGACGGAAGTCGCGCTCTTTCCCAATGCAGTTGTGGATGTTTGCGCCCTTAGGCGGACTCGTTTGTTTCGTGAGTTCGGTGGTTGGTGCTACGGGGGCAGTATTGAATCCATTCTACATGAATTTCGGGGTCTCCAAGGAAGAGCTTGTTGCGACGAAAGCAGTCAATTCATTCCTTGTTGCCATCGTACAACTTTCCACTTATGGATTCTTCGGGGTGTTGACAGCCGACCTCTGGCCTTATGGATTGTGCATTGGCTTGGGAGCCGCTTTTGGTAATGTTATCGGCAAACGCTGGCTTGCGCACATGAGTGAAGAGCGCTTTATGCAATGGGTAATCGCCATGATGGTAATTTCAGGAGTAGTGATGCTCGTCAAGCTCTACTTCGGAGGCTGA
- a CDS encoding nitroreductase family protein encodes MKYNLSEVNEVIKNRRSISPEKYSGRKVHREIVENILTNATWAPNHGMTQPWRFKVFMDEGMKKLADFLPELYKSFSGDDFSEKKYEKIKNRCETLSVMVMICVEPGENPRIPEIEEIEAVACGVQNMYLTCTAYGIGGFWSSPKFVYTREMADFLNLSEKGQCLGIFYMGYPEDEWPTSHRKPLEYVSEWITE; translated from the coding sequence ATGAAATACAACTTGAGCGAGGTGAACGAAGTGATCAAGAATCGCCGTTCCATCTCTCCTGAAAAATACAGCGGACGTAAAGTACACCGCGAAATCGTAGAGAATATTTTGACCAACGCCACTTGGGCTCCGAATCACGGAATGACCCAACCTTGGCGATTCAAAGTGTTCATGGATGAAGGAATGAAGAAGCTTGCTGACTTCCTTCCGGAACTCTACAAGTCATTCTCTGGAGATGACTTCTCTGAGAAGAAGTACGAGAAGATCAAGAACCGTTGCGAGACCTTGTCTGTGATGGTGATGATTTGTGTGGAGCCAGGTGAAAACCCTCGCATTCCTGAAATTGAAGAAATTGAAGCGGTAGCCTGTGGAGTACAGAACATGTACCTTACATGCACGGCATACGGCATTGGAGGATTCTGGTCGTCGCCGAAATTCGTCTACACCCGTGAGATGGCTGACTTCTTGAACTTGTCTGAGAAGGGGCAATGTTTAGGGATCTTCTACATGGGCTACCCAGAAGATGAATGGCCAACCAGCCACCGCAAACCGCTCGAATATGTGAGCGAATGGATCACTGAATGA
- a CDS encoding SDR family NAD(P)-dependent oxidoreductase, giving the protein MKTIIITGAGTGMGAATAVQLAKSGYALILIGRRQDKLDQTLQACDNPSAHAAVSADITDPESFKAALNKANVHDREIYGLFANAGIGGENAYGEGDRWSQIMDINLNGTYISIMETLPYLRKSSAPFKHILITSSCLARFGVPNYTAYCTSKAGLLGLTRSLAVELASERILVNALTPGWVETEMAQQGIQLLADRGNRPYEDEYKDQMGYVPLGRMSDPSDIATFVDFLMSEKQTSITGQGLDINNGSWMQ; this is encoded by the coding sequence ATGAAAACCATCATCATCACTGGAGCTGGCACTGGAATGGGGGCAGCAACAGCGGTTCAACTTGCTAAATCAGGCTACGCTCTTATCCTGATCGGAAGACGTCAAGATAAACTAGACCAAACGCTGCAAGCATGTGATAATCCCTCTGCCCATGCAGCAGTGAGTGCTGACATCACCGACCCTGAGAGTTTCAAAGCAGCTTTAAACAAGGCCAATGTACATGATCGAGAGATTTATGGTCTTTTCGCTAATGCGGGAATCGGAGGTGAAAACGCCTATGGTGAAGGTGACCGATGGTCGCAGATCATGGACATCAATCTCAATGGCACTTACATTTCGATTATGGAGACGCTTCCTTACCTGCGTAAAAGCTCAGCTCCATTCAAACACATTTTAATCACCTCTTCATGCCTCGCTCGCTTCGGTGTGCCGAACTACACGGCCTACTGCACGAGCAAAGCTGGCCTTCTCGGACTGACGCGAAGTCTTGCAGTGGAATTAGCATCTGAGCGCATTCTAGTTAACGCATTGACTCCAGGATGGGTGGAAACAGAGATGGCACAACAAGGCATTCAATTGCTCGCTGACCGCGGCAATCGTCCTTATGAAGATGAGTACAAAGACCAGATGGGCTACGTACCACTCGGAAGAATGAGCGACCCTTCAGACATCGCCACCTTTGTAGATTTCTTAATGTCTGAAAAACAAACTAGTATTACAGGACAGGGCCTTGACATCAACAACGGCTCTTGGATGCAATGA
- a CDS encoding MutS-related protein, translating to MKAAEAYDSIQKEEGKKGDQLKVRTNLIVTLRLLSFFGFVGFIYLAFTISEWMMLPMLATLIAFLLLIRAHGKARFLRDKALARKRMSSRELEMLAGDLSSFDGGQAPPPEHNYAHDLDVFGSNSLYQVLNRAFSPGGIRRVRQQLLNAPVKPKEMAEWQEAAKSLSKEDEHRIAVIASASQLDIKASTLDSLMTWLGEKQTRSFQWVKPFLYLVPAYSVALIILASLSVISVNMCILGLMLPLGLVGANLKHTNHIYQELGKQGKSLEQLADLIAEVCAGTTSDTRSTKIREELTQAEAASRRLATILSAYDQRNNIFASIVTNALYLAELRNAWLVTKWKNTYGKEFQDWLNSLSEYELLVSLGTFARNHEGLICWPESNASAEVEGEALIHPLLAFKKVVANDLSLTNEKKVELITGANMAGKSTYLRTVGLSVLLAQIGAPVLGSSFKLGDLQLFTSMRTEDALDSGTSYFMAELKRLNRLVETINEDQCTFALLDEILKGTNSLDKEQGSRAFIEKLLQRNVRVVVATHDVSLTTLEQSYPAQIENHHFASEVKGEDLTFDYRMRSGVCDTMNATWLMRSMGLID from the coding sequence ATGAAAGCAGCGGAAGCGTACGACAGCATACAGAAAGAAGAAGGGAAGAAGGGAGATCAACTGAAGGTGAGAACGAATCTCATCGTAACACTTCGCCTTTTATCATTCTTTGGTTTTGTAGGGTTCATTTACCTCGCATTCACTATTTCTGAATGGATGATGCTTCCTATGCTGGCTACATTAATTGCCTTTCTCCTGTTGATTCGAGCCCATGGCAAGGCGCGGTTTTTACGTGATAAGGCGCTAGCGCGGAAACGTATGTCTTCTCGAGAGCTCGAAATGTTAGCCGGTGACCTTTCATCATTTGATGGCGGACAGGCACCACCTCCTGAACACAATTATGCACATGACTTAGATGTGTTCGGATCGAATTCACTGTATCAAGTGTTGAATCGTGCGTTCTCCCCGGGAGGTATCCGACGTGTACGACAGCAATTGCTCAACGCTCCGGTGAAGCCAAAGGAAATGGCTGAGTGGCAAGAAGCGGCGAAGTCGTTGAGTAAAGAAGATGAACATCGCATTGCGGTGATTGCCTCTGCTTCTCAATTAGACATCAAAGCGTCCACCTTGGATTCGCTGATGACGTGGTTAGGAGAGAAGCAGACGCGTAGCTTCCAATGGGTGAAGCCTTTTCTATATTTGGTTCCAGCATATAGCGTGGCGCTCATTATTCTAGCAAGTCTTTCGGTGATTTCCGTGAACATGTGTATTCTCGGCTTGATGCTTCCCTTAGGACTCGTTGGTGCGAACCTCAAACACACCAATCACATCTACCAGGAATTGGGCAAGCAAGGCAAATCACTGGAACAGCTGGCTGATCTCATTGCGGAAGTATGTGCCGGTACTACTTCGGATACACGAAGTACGAAGATCAGAGAAGAGCTGACGCAAGCCGAGGCTGCATCAAGAAGGCTAGCGACTATCCTTTCTGCTTACGATCAACGAAACAACATCTTCGCATCCATTGTAACCAACGCGTTGTACTTAGCGGAGTTGAGGAACGCTTGGTTGGTCACGAAGTGGAAGAATACATACGGCAAGGAATTTCAAGACTGGCTGAACTCACTTTCAGAATATGAACTCCTCGTTTCTTTGGGAACCTTTGCGCGTAATCACGAAGGTTTGATTTGTTGGCCAGAATCAAACGCTAGCGCGGAAGTTGAAGGGGAGGCCTTAATTCACCCCTTACTCGCATTCAAGAAGGTGGTAGCGAATGATCTCTCGCTCACAAACGAGAAGAAAGTGGAGCTAATCACCGGAGCGAATATGGCGGGTAAGAGTACCTACCTCCGCACAGTGGGATTGTCTGTTTTGCTCGCTCAGATAGGAGCGCCAGTTTTGGGTAGCTCGTTTAAACTAGGTGATCTCCAACTATTCACCTCAATGCGCACTGAAGATGCTTTAGATAGTGGTACGTCTTACTTCATGGCTGAGCTCAAGCGGTTGAATCGACTGGTGGAAACCATCAATGAAGATCAATGCACCTTCGCCTTGTTAGATGAGATCCTCAAGGGAACGAATTCCCTTGACAAAGAACAGGGTTCACGTGCCTTCATCGAAAAACTGCTTCAGCGCAATGTACGTGTGGTCGTTGCAACGCACGATGTTTCATTGACCACCCTTGAGCAATCTTACCCCGCTCAAATTGAGAATCACCATTTCGCAAGCGAGGTGAAAGGGGAAGACCTCACCTTTGACTACCGCATGCGTTCCGGAGTATGTGACACCATGAATGCCACATGGCTCATGCGCTCTATGGGACTGATTGATTAA
- a CDS encoding YceI family protein, producing the protein MKKIVLTLAVALMSTFAFATGGEGEGESTTLKVVTNESTLNWVGEKVTGSHMGTLNIREGIVVLDQGMIDKAMISIDMSSITVTDEGMDDETKANLKGHLASADFFNVAEHETADFKLTSFAPYKGEGGNYMVKGQLTIKGITQPIEFPVNATMKDDMVTVTADLTFDRSKFDIRYGSDSFFDNLGDKVIYDDVKVSFTLVARK; encoded by the coding sequence ATGAAAAAGATCGTACTAACACTCGCAGTGGCTCTTATGAGCACATTCGCATTCGCAACAGGCGGAGAAGGCGAAGGAGAATCAACAACGTTGAAGGTAGTTACTAATGAAAGTACTCTAAACTGGGTAGGTGAAAAAGTAACTGGCTCACACATGGGAACGCTGAATATCCGTGAAGGCATTGTGGTTCTTGATCAGGGAATGATCGATAAAGCAATGATCTCTATCGACATGAGCTCTATCACTGTTACTGACGAAGGAATGGATGATGAAACAAAGGCGAACCTTAAAGGACACCTTGCTTCTGCTGACTTCTTCAACGTAGCTGAGCACGAAACTGCAGACTTCAAATTGACTTCATTCGCTCCATACAAAGGAGAAGGTGGGAACTACATGGTGAAAGGTCAATTGACAATTAAAGGAATTACACAGCCAATCGAGTTCCCAGTGAACGCGACAATGAAAGATGACATGGTAACTGTAACAGCTGATTTGACTTTCGACCGTTCGAAGTTCGATATCCGCTACGGTTCAGATTCATTCTTCGACAACCTTGGAGATAAGGTGATCTACGACGACGTGAAGGTTTCTTTCACGCTTGTAGCTCGCAAATAA
- a CDS encoding MarR family winged helix-turn-helix transcriptional regulator → MKIEDAIQQKEFQNEYVKLAINLMYTSSSLNVHQQRYFRQFGLTVPQYNILRILRGQKENPIGVNNLGGRMIDQTSNTSRLVEKLRIKGLVDRQVCESDRRQAEVRITQKGLDLLEAIDVTISDVDNLFKGLNKEEAAQLNGLLDKLRSGDAFQ, encoded by the coding sequence GTGAAAATTGAAGACGCAATACAGCAAAAGGAGTTTCAGAACGAATATGTGAAGCTTGCGATTAACTTGATGTACACCTCAAGTTCATTGAATGTGCATCAACAGCGCTACTTTCGCCAGTTTGGCCTGACAGTTCCACAATACAACATACTTCGTATCCTGCGAGGCCAGAAAGAGAACCCTATCGGGGTGAACAACCTTGGCGGACGCATGATCGATCAGACTTCAAACACTTCTAGGCTAGTTGAAAAACTCAGGATTAAAGGACTCGTCGACCGTCAAGTGTGTGAGAGCGACCGTAGGCAAGCGGAAGTTCGAATCACGCAAAAAGGGTTAGATCTCTTAGAGGCGATCGACGTGACCATCTCTGATGTTGACAACCTATTTAAAGGATTAAACAAAGAAGAGGCAGCTCAATTAAATGGCCTCCTCGATAAACTTCGAAGCGGAGACGCTTTTCAATAA
- a CDS encoding thioredoxin family protein, with amino-acid sequence MARTYTTQIPLGYKAPHFALPEVMQGKEIYYRDIRGSKGTVVMFICNHCPYVIHVREALVELANDYKDRGFGFVAISSNDVENYPQDGPAEMAAMAEELNFPFHYLYDESQEVAKAYDAACTPDFSVFDADDNCVYRGELDASRPGSGIPVTGEAMREVLDLLEKGETVPAEGQRPSMGCNIKWKE; translated from the coding sequence ATGGCGAGAACATACACCACTCAGATTCCTTTGGGTTATAAAGCACCTCATTTTGCTTTGCCAGAGGTCATGCAAGGAAAAGAAATTTACTACCGAGACATTCGCGGATCGAAGGGAACGGTGGTGATGTTTATTTGTAACCATTGTCCTTATGTGATTCATGTGCGAGAAGCATTGGTGGAGCTAGCCAATGACTACAAAGACAGAGGGTTCGGCTTCGTAGCAATCAGCTCGAATGATGTGGAGAATTACCCTCAGGATGGTCCAGCGGAGATGGCGGCGATGGCAGAGGAATTGAACTTTCCTTTCCATTATTTGTACGATGAGTCACAAGAAGTAGCAAAGGCATACGATGCAGCTTGTACTCCTGATTTCAGTGTGTTTGATGCTGATGACAACTGCGTTTATCGCGGAGAATTGGATGCTTCAAGGCCTGGAAGTGGGATTCCTGTGACGGGTGAAGCCATGCGAGAAGTATTGGATTTACTTGAGAAAGGGGAGACTGTGCCAGCCGAAGGACAACGCCCAAGCATGGGGTGTAACATTAAGTGGAAAGAATGA
- a CDS encoding FISUMP domain-containing protein, translating into MNYALILFWAVFAIAESDTEHNQKISFTDARDAQTYEAVRIGSLYWMTSNLNFHTEGSVPALSEKEIKGEWGRLYPATEYHSVCPDGWRLPSTQDWPELKAMIDELGVEAFMDGSEWEQHKWASNSTGLSLVPAGFKHKRHYLHQHVNCSLWFDNLTSEDGEELWHFHMDGTNNLEPYYFHSHAEEVYKLYFAIRCVCEIEDWKPQPPK; encoded by the coding sequence ATGAACTACGCTCTCATTCTCTTTTGGGCTGTGTTCGCTATCGCGGAATCGGACACTGAACACAACCAAAAGATCTCCTTTACTGATGCGCGCGATGCCCAAACCTATGAGGCAGTTCGTATTGGTTCTCTCTACTGGATGACTTCCAATCTCAATTTCCATACCGAAGGATCGGTCCCTGCCTTGTCTGAAAAAGAAATCAAAGGAGAATGGGGCCGCTTATACCCTGCTACAGAATATCATTCAGTTTGTCCTGACGGATGGCGCTTACCTAGCACTCAAGACTGGCCCGAACTGAAAGCCATGATAGATGAACTAGGTGTAGAAGCATTTATGGATGGCAGTGAATGGGAACAGCACAAATGGGCTTCCAACTCAACGGGACTCTCACTTGTTCCGGCTGGTTTCAAACATAAACGACACTACCTCCATCAACACGTCAACTGCTCTTTATGGTTCGACAACCTAACATCAGAAGACGGCGAAGAACTCTGGCACTTCCACATGGACGGAACGAACAACCTAGAGCCCTACTATTTTCATTCCCACGCTGAAGAAGTCTACAAGCTGTACTTTGCGATTCGCTGTGTCTGTGAGATAGAAGACTGGAAACCTCAGCCTCCGAAGTAG
- a CDS encoding outer membrane beta-barrel protein, translated as MGTLAVRSIDDCIGLYRLLQGPRLRRLALSLSFFFSFSLFLSTVANAQEGVATFGVQFRPLIPNEFVDFGPVTQEGEELIATWTPKVSLNFGMVVRYGFTQNFSIESGINLVRRNYNLSMEAVEEGVSGEIDFAFVGYEIPIQALYYVQLGEHLWMNASGGLSLDMYPSNTFSAGSLQQDSTFYDFEQFTSRNSWLQMAVQANYGFEWRTKDQGYFYLGVTYHQPFSNMAIGEAKFFWNEAILREFGELSGNYLTLDLRYFFHEDPDRRKR; from the coding sequence ATGGGCACTCTTGCTGTTCGTAGCATTGATGATTGCATTGGCCTTTATCGGCTTCTTCAAGGCCCAAGGCTAAGAAGACTCGCGCTCTCGTTATCATTCTTCTTTTCATTCTCGCTTTTCCTTTCTACCGTAGCGAACGCCCAAGAAGGAGTGGCTACTTTTGGTGTTCAATTTCGTCCGCTGATTCCAAATGAATTCGTTGACTTCGGACCGGTCACGCAAGAAGGAGAGGAGCTGATTGCAACCTGGACCCCCAAGGTATCATTGAACTTTGGAATGGTGGTTCGCTATGGATTCACCCAGAATTTCTCGATTGAAAGTGGAATCAACCTAGTTCGTCGGAACTATAACCTTTCGATGGAAGCAGTGGAGGAAGGAGTATCGGGAGAGATTGATTTCGCTTTCGTAGGCTACGAGATCCCCATTCAGGCCCTTTACTACGTTCAACTAGGTGAACACCTTTGGATGAATGCCAGCGGTGGATTGTCGCTTGATATGTATCCGAGCAACACCTTTTCTGCGGGAAGCCTTCAACAGGATTCAACCTTTTACGACTTTGAACAATTCACTTCCAGAAATAGCTGGCTGCAAATGGCCGTTCAAGCGAATTATGGATTTGAATGGCGCACCAAAGACCAAGGCTATTTCTATTTAGGCGTTACCTACCACCAACCATTTTCAAACATGGCCATAGGAGAGGCAAAGTTCTTTTGGAATGAAGCCATCCTCCGTGAGTTTGGTGAGTTGTCTGGGAACTACCTCACTTTAGACTTGAGGTATTTCTTCCACGAAGATCCTGACCGGCGAAAACGGTAG
- a CDS encoding GatB/YqeY domain-containing protein, with protein MNITEQITADIKTAMKAKDMATLQALRDIKSKLMLEMTKDGSDGIDEGVGIQILNKLYKQRVDAAAIYKEQGRADLHDEEMQQAEVIKQYLPEQLSPEKLQSTVEEIVARVGASSMADMGKVMGIASKELAGKADGKDIANVVRALLG; from the coding sequence ATGAACATTACAGAACAGATCACCGCAGACATCAAAACCGCAATGAAAGCCAAAGACATGGCAACACTTCAAGCATTGCGTGATATCAAGTCTAAACTCATGCTAGAGATGACCAAAGATGGGTCAGATGGTATCGACGAAGGTGTGGGTATTCAGATCCTGAATAAACTCTACAAGCAGCGCGTTGATGCTGCTGCTATCTACAAAGAGCAAGGACGTGCAGATCTTCATGATGAGGAAATGCAACAGGCTGAGGTGATCAAGCAATACTTGCCTGAGCAACTCAGCCCGGAAAAACTTCAGTCTACCGTAGAAGAAATCGTAGCTCGTGTTGGAGCCTCTTCTATGGCAGATATGGGTAAAGTGATGGGAATTGCATCCAAAGAACTCGCTGGTAAAGCTGACGGAAAAGATATCGCCAACGTAGTGCGTGCTCTTCTCGGCTAA